In the genome of Brachionichthys hirsutus isolate HB-005 chromosome 23, CSIRO-AGI_Bhir_v1, whole genome shotgun sequence, one region contains:
- the rgp1 gene encoding LOW QUALITY PROTEIN: RAB6A-GEF complex partner protein 2 (The sequence of the model RefSeq protein was modified relative to this genomic sequence to represent the inferred CDS: deleted 1 base in 1 codon) — protein MIEVVASMARGPVFLAGELMECLITFTNPMSHLSTSASSEMLAWASAQIHCQFHASEGRVALPAQGSKQDVQAESDTVLIPSRGERGQCVLDTPPKILFCDLCLDPGESKTYSYSEVVPVDGPPSFRGQAVKYVYKLTIGCQRVNSPIKLLRVPFRVLVLQGMPEPPFPQDEEVSPSNPFLEDEETSRRDARPLERALDMLMVTTSRRCPHMFNITNMRGKVAKFCIFKIVYRLGEDIIGTFNFSEGDVRCLQYSVSLQSEEEIQRQYQRRPGQTVSVTGHGRHLESCLHTASSHFSLPVPLNVTPGFSTDVVILRWRLHFEFVTSREPMEPPTVLQNQPQVTVWTGVEQVEVDTFSWDLPIKVLPTNPALASYMSQFTGTNSINI, from the exons ATGATCGAGGTCGTGGCCTCCATGGCGCGGGGCCCCGTGTTTCTGGCCGGGGAGCTCATGGAGTGTCTCATAACATTCACCAACCCAATGTCCCACCTCTCGACCTCCGCCAGCAG TGAGATGCTGGCGTGGGCCAGCGCTCAGATTCACTGCCAGTTTCACGCCAGTGAGGGCAGAGTGGCCCTCCCAGCCCAGGGCAGCAAGCAGGACGTCCAGGCTGAAAGTGACACGGTGCTCATTCCAAGTCGAG gTGAGAGAGGGCAGTGCGTGCTGGATACGCCTCCCAAGATATTATTCTGCGACCTTTGCCTGGATCCTGGGGAGAGCAAAACCT ATTCATACAGCGAGGTCGTACCCGTCGACGGTCCTCCTAGTTTTCGTGGCCAGGCCGTGAAGTACGTCTACAAGCTGACCATCGGCTGCCAGAGAGTCAACTCGCCCATCAAACTCCTCAGAGTTCCCTTCAGAGTGCTGGTTCTGCAAG GCATGCCTGAGCCCCCGTTTCCCCAGGATGAGGAGGTGTCCCCCTCCAATCCCTtcctggaggatgaggagacgaGCCGCAGAGACGCTCGACCTTTGGAGAGAGCCCTGGACATGCTGATGGTCACCACTTCAAGACGCTGCCCCC ACATGTTTAACATCACCAACATGCGTGGGAAAGTGGCAAAGTTCTGCATCTTCAAAATCGTG TACCGCCTCGGCGAGGACATCATCGGCACTTTCAATTTCTCGGAGGGCGACGTCCGCTGCCTGCAG TATTCGGTGAGCCTTCAGAGCGAGGAGGAGATCCAGCGGCAGTACCAGCGGCGCCCCGGGCAGACCGTGAGCGTGACCGGACACGGCCGGCACCTCGAGTCCTGCCTCCACACGGCCTCCAGCCACTTCTCTCTCCCCGTACCCCTCAACGTCACGCCGGGGTTCAGCACAGACGTAG TGATCCTGAGATGGCGCCTCCACTTTGAGTTCGTCACCTCCCGGGAGCCGATGGAACCGCCCACGGTTCTGCAGAACCAGCCGCAGGTCACAGTTTGGACCGGGGTGGAACAGGTGGAAGTGGATACCTTCAGCTGGGATCTGCCAATCAAAGTCCTGCCCACCAACCCGGCCTTGGCGTCGTACATGTCCCAATTCACAGGGACCAACAGTATTAATatttga
- the tesk1b gene encoding dual specificity testis-specific protein kinase 2, giving the protein MEMMETERVDAEPPMHSAHGTNRIRPSSYRALRSAVSSLARLDDFNSEKIGSGFFSEVFKVQHRVSGQVMALKMNILASNRANMLREVQLMNRLSHPNILRFIGVCVHEGQLHALTEYINGGNLEQLLGSGVALSWDTRSRLALDIARGLQYLHSKGIFHRDLTSKNCLVRWEGSVCSVIVGDFGLAEKIPDCSEEENEERLAIVGSPYWMAPEVLRSEAYNEKVDVFAYGIILCEIIGRIQADPDILPRTANFGLDVVTFQQMVRGCPPDFLALAVACCDMNAKLRPSFSQIVEELESRHAERKRKDEQTVVAVPSVIGSPRRRSLCLPSDPRLSRSKSDMLHPPDVAPSVTMAATARVNPFSQREDLKGGKIKLFDTPSKSVISLTFTLPPPPDCDEPETDGNDHSRRHRRCHSLPCTPPPHLASAQSAILTEEDSASEVASVNGDVDGGGERQRLLGEEETGEGSGSGLPPSPEPESPALLRQEEDEGVGEPMDCMSSPDTQEDSSSSDSKLSTPPSHSSTPLQASVPPLSNGWGSAISKEPTCCPPLFQLDNNNVAAGRPSGWNAGTAGAPNVTNKNSYHSPTDDTDGSSPFGSGSRQSLDQEDVISCPGCCLAGLRFPSMCLRAPPRRNPYKNLNGVLCPGPKGLPPSPAPTTTTTSLEPGLSLPGART; this is encoded by the exons GTGCAGCACCGTGTGTCCGGTCAGGTGATGGCTCTGAAGATGAACATCCTGGCCAGTAACCGAGCCAACATGCTCAGGGAGGTCCAGCTCATGAACAGACTCTCGCATCCCAACATACTCAG GTTCATAGGAGTGTGTGTCCACGAGGGCCAGCTCCACGCCCTCACAGAG TACATCAACGGCGGTAACTTGGAGCAGCTGCTGGGTAGCGGCGTCGCCTTGTCCTGGGACACGCGGAGCCGTCTGGCCCTGGACATCGCCCGGGGGCTGCAGTACCTGCACAGCAAGGGCATCTTCCACAGGGACCTCACCTCCAAG AACTGCCTGGTGCGCTGGGAGGGCAGCGTGTGTTCCGTCATCGTGGGAGACTTTGGCCTCGCAGAGAAAATCCCAGATTGCAG CGAGGAAGAGAACGAGGAGCGTCTGGCCATTGTCGGCTCCCCCTACTGGATGGCCCCGGAGGTGCTGCGATCAGAAGCGTACAATGAGAAG GTGGATGTGTTCGCGTACGGGATCATCCTGTGTGAGATTATTGGGAGGATACAGGCCGACCCTGACATCCTGCCACGCACCGCG AACTTCGGTCTGGATGTGGTGACCTTTCAGCAGATGGTGCGGGGCTGTCCTCCTGACTTCCTGGCGCTGGCCGTTGCCTGCTGTGAT ATGAATGCAAAACTCCGTCCGTCCTTCTCCCAGATTGTAGAGGAGCTGGAGAGCAGACATGCTGAGCGGAAACGGAAGGATGAGCAAACGGTCGTAG CGGTTCCCTCGGTGATTGGCTCTCCTCGACGGCGATCCCTTTGCCTCCCGTCAGATCCTCGACTCTCCCGCAGCAAATCTGACATGCTCCACCCCCCGGACGTGGCTCCGTCCGTTACCATGGCGGCTACCGCTCGCGTCAACCCCTTCTCTCAGCGGGAAGACCTCAAAGGCGGCAAGATCAAGCTGTTCGACACTCCCAGCAAGTCTGTCATCTCCCTGACCTTCACCTTGCCCCCTCCGCCGGACTGCGACGAGCCCGAGACGGACGGCAATGACCATTCCCGGAGGCACAGGCGCTGCCACTCGCTGCCGTGcacgcctcctcctcacctcgCTTCGGCACAGAGCGCTATCCTGACCGAGGAGGACTCTGCGTCGGAGGTGGCCTCGGTCAACGGTGACGTAGATGGAGGTGGTGAAAGACAGAGACTgttgggagaggaggagaccggGGAGGGGAGTGGTTCaggtctccctccgtctcccgaGCCCGAGTCACCGGCCCTGctgaggcaggaggaggatgaaggggtCGGGGAGCCCATGGACTGCATGAGCTCCCCTGACACGCAAGAGGACAGTTCATCGTCTGACTCCAAACTCTCCACCCCGCCGTCTCATTCCTCGACTCCCCTCCAAGCCTCCGTCCCTCCCCTGTCGAACGGCTGGGGGTCGGCCATCTCCAAAGAGCCCACCTGCTGCCCTCCCCTCTTTCAGTTGGACAACAATAACGTGGCGGCGGGTCGACCCTCGGGGTGGAACGCCGGCACCGCCGGCGCGCCCAACGTAACCAACAAGAACAGCTACCATTCCCCCACCGACGACACCGACGGTTCTTCCCCATTCGGTTCTGGCAGCAGACAGTCTCTGGACCAGGAGGACGTGATCTCCTGTCCCGGTTGCTGCCTCGCCGGACTTCGCTTCCCCTCGATGTGTCTCAGAGCGCCACCCCGCAGGAACCCTTACAAGAACCTGAATGGGGTCTTGTGTCCAGGACCGAAAGGTCTGCCCCCCTCTCCCGCCCCCACGACCACGACCACCAGCCTGGAGCCGGGACTGTCCTTACCGGGGGCACGGACATAA
- the msmp1 gene encoding prostate-associated microseminoprotein, which translates to MELARVHVVLAAAGFLLWAGGGFAAPMECHFDSRALCVFEGRQYSLGDTWMDDACMQCTCLHPVGVGCCETVHRPVDFPAWCEVRVEAVSCKVSLVQTADPRLPCSPGDDIKDPSHGSLQLQQQLDG; encoded by the exons atggagcTGGCCAGGGTTCACGTCGTGCTTGCAGCTGCGGGGTTTCTCCTGTGGGCCGGTGGAGGCTTCGCTGCACCGATGGAGTGCCACTTCGACTCCAGAG cactgtgtgtgtttgaagggAGACAGTACTCGCTGGGGGACACCTGGATGGACGACGCCTGCATGCAGTGCACCTGTCTGCACCCGGTCGGCGTCGGATGCTGCGAGAC GGTGCATCGGCCGGTGGATTTCCCCGCCTGGTGTGAGGTGCGGGTGGAGGCAGTGAGCTGCAAGGTGTCCCTGGTCCAGACGGCTGACCCCCGCCTGCCCTGCTCCCCAGGGGACGACATCAAGGACCCCAGCCACGGATcgcttcagctgcagcaacagcttGATGGTTAG
- the gba2 gene encoding non-lysosomal glucosylceramidase: MSAEWGEKSTANLMSRYVSKETGYGVPREGWRICLAHEFKEKRKPFQARDVSLSNVVEHVGLGFRYLKWWYKKTKVEKKAPFIDMFGALPLRQIYGAPLGGIGGGTITRGWRGEFCRWQLNPGMYHYTTVTANQFTVCLSRGGQTVYQQVLSVERPPTLQGWNWGYCGEYAFYHALYPRAWTVYHLPGQNVTLTCRQISPVIPHDYRDSSLPVAVFVWDMENKNDYALDVSIMFTVVNGSGQKDDKAGGHWNEPFHLEKEGGAVSGVLLHHCTAVNPYTLSIATTERPDREVSHQTAFNPKGTCSGLWRDLLADGRLDSPTGSSPPTPKGERVAAALAARCSVPAQSRNTLEFCLAWDMPKITFGSREREHVRRYTRYFGTDGNAAPSLGHYALTHYSQWEERIEAWQRPVLRDGSLPSWYKSALFNELYFVADGGTVWTELPEDADVSGGVRSEDGGLPARPDVVKEYGRFAYLEGQEYRMYNTYDVHFYASFALVMLWPKLALSLQYDIAGSVVAQDLTERLHLKNGRCSPVKTKNVVPHDIGDPDDEPWVRMNAYLIHDTADWKDLNLKFVLQVYRDFHLTQDRRYLRDLWPVCQAVMESELKFDRDGDGLIENSGYADQTYDGWTVTGPSAYCGGLWLASLCVMCKMATLVGNEETYRRYREILDRGGAAFDKLLWNGKYYNYDSSRRELSNSVMSDQCAGHWFLRASGLGEGEFQVFPDEKIKSALKCIFDLNVMSFAGGQMGAVNGMRPEGVPDSSSVQSDEVWIGVVYGLAATMIHEGMRDEGMRAAEGCYRTVWERLGMAFQTPEAYREKGIYRSLAYMRPLSIWAMQLALDASQNNQTMAAPPGTPDGERGPDARDNPN; the protein is encoded by the exons ATGAGTGCAGAGTGGGGTGAGAAATCCACCGCCAACCTCATGAGCAGGTACGTCTCCAAGGAGACGGGGTATGGCGTCCCCCGGGAGGGTTGGAGAATCTGCCTGGCGCACGAGTtcaaggagaagaggaagccCTTCCAGGCCAGAGACGTCTCGCTGTCCAACGTGGTGGAGCACGTCGGCCTGGGATTCAG GTATCTCAAATGGTGGTACAAGAAGACCAAGGTGGAAAAGAAGGCGCCCTTCATCGATATGTTCGGCGCTCTACCCTTGCGCCAAATATACG GCGCGCCCCTCGGCGGCATCGGGGGAGGTACCATCACGAGAGGTTGGAGGGGGGAATTCTGCCGGTGGCAGCTGAACCCCGGGATGTACCACTACACGACTGTCACGGCGAACCAG TTCACAGTGTGCTTGAGTCGCGGGGGACAAACGGTTTACCAGCAGGTCTTGTCTGTAGAGCGTCCTCCCACGTTGCAAGGGTGGAACTGGGGCTACTGCGGCGAGTACGCCTTCTACCACGCCTTGTACCCCCGCGCCTGGACCGTCTACCACCTGCCGGGGCAGAACGTCACCCTGACCTGCCGGCAGATCTCTCCGGTCATTCCCCACGACTACCgg GACTCCAGTCTGCCGGTGGCCGTGTTCGTGTGGGACATGGAGAACAAGAACGACTACGCTCTGGACGTCTCCATCATGTTCACTGTGGTCAACGGCTCGGGACAGAAGGACGACAAGGCCGGGGGCCACTGGAACGAGCCGTTCCACctggagaaagaggggggggcggTGTCCGGGGTCCTGCTTCACCACTGCACTGCGGTGAACCCCTACACCCTGAGCATCGCCACCACGGAGCGG CCTGACAGGGAAGTGAGTCACCAGACGGCGTTCAATCCGAAGGGAACGTGCAGCGGCCTGTGGCGAGACCTCCTCGCCGACGGGCGGCTGGACTCTCCGACAG GGTCCAGCCCGCCCACGCCGAAAGGCGAGAGAGTGGCCGCGGCGCTGGCGGCGCGCTGCTCGGTGCCGGCGCAGAGCCGGAACACCCTGGAGTTCTGCCTGGCCTGGGACATGCCCAAAATCACCTTCGGCTCCAGGGAGCGGGAACACGTcag GCGATACACTCGTTACTTTGGGACCGACGGGAACGCCGCCCCCTCCCTCGGCCACTACGCCCTGACGCACTACAGCCAGTGGGAGGAACGCATCGAGGCGTGGCAGCGGCCCGTCCTGCGAGACGG CTCCCTCCCGTCCTGGTACAAGTCGGCGCTGTTCAACGAGCTCTACTTCGTGGCCGACGGGGGGACGGTGTGGACGGAGCTGCCGGAGGACGCCGACGTCAGCGGCGGCGTGCGCAGCGAGGACGGGGGTTTGCCGGCTCGGCCCGACGTCGTCAAGGAGTACGGCCGTTTTGCTTACCTCGAAG GTCAGGAGTACAGGATGTACAACACGTACGACGTGCACTTCTACGCTTCCTTCGCGCTCGTCATGCTGTGGCCCAAACTCGCCTTGAGTTTACAATACGATATCG CCGGCAGCGTCGTGGCGCAGGACCTGACGGAAAGGCTCCATCTGAAGAACGGCCGGTGTTCCCCCGTCAAGACCAAGAACGTGGTTCCCCACGACATCGGAGACCCGG acgACGAGCCGTGGGTGAGGATGAACGCCTACCTCATCCACGACACGGCCGACTGGAAGGACCTGAACCTGAAGTTCGTCCTGCAGGTCTACAGGGACTTCCACCTCACCCAGGACCGTCGGTACCTGCGGGACCTGTGGCCCGTCTGCCAG GCGGTGATGGAATCGGAGTTGAAGTTCGACCGGGACGGCGACGGGCTGATAGAGAACTCTGGGTACGCCGACCAGACCTACGACGGCTGGACCGTGACCGGGCCGAG tgcgtaCTGCGGCGGGCTCTGGCTGGCGTCGCTCTGCGTGATGTGCAAGATGGCCACGCTCGTGGGCAACGAGGAGACGTACCGTCGCTACAGAGAGATCCTGGACCGAGGCGGCGCCGCCTTCGACAAACTGCTGTGGAATG GCAAGTACTACAACTACGACAGCAGTCGAAGGGAGCTTTCTAACAGCGTCATGTCCGACCAGTGTGCCGGCCACTGGTTCCTGAGAGCGTCGGGGCTGGGAGAGGGAGAATTCCAG GTCTTTCCAGATGAGAAGATCAAAAGCGCGCTAAAGTGCATCTTTGACTTGAACGTAATGAGCTTCGCCGGGGGCCAGATGGGGGCGGTGAACGGCATGCGTCCTGAAGGAGTGCCCGACAGCTCCAGCGTCCAATCGGATGAGGTCTGGATCGGGGTGGTGTACGGACTGGCAGCCACGATGATCCACGAG ggtaTGAGGGACGAGGGAATGCGTGCGGCGGAGGGTTGCTACCGCACCGTGTGGGAAAGGCTGGGCATGGCCTTCCAGACTCCCGAAGCCTACCGTGAAAAGGGCATCTACCGCTCTCTGGCGTACATGAGGCCTCTGAGCATCTGGGCCATGCAGCTGGCCTTGGACGCCTCGCAGAACAACCAGACAATGGCGGCCCCGCCCGGAACCCCAGACGGGGAGCGGGGTCCGGATGCGAGAGATAATCCGAACTAG
- the pik3c3 gene encoding LOW QUALITY PROTEIN: phosphatidylinositol 3-kinase catalytic subunit type 3 (The sequence of the model RefSeq protein was modified relative to this genomic sequence to represent the inferred CDS: deleted 2 bases in 2 codons) yields the protein METDKFNYVYSCDLDINVQLKIGSLEGKREQKSYKALLEDPMLRFSGLYQESCSDLYVTCQVFAEGKPLALPVRTSYKAFSTRWNWNEWLRLPVKYPDLPQSAQVALTVWDIYGPGRAVPVGGTTVTLFGKYGMFRQGMHDLKVWPGVEGDGGEPTSTPGRTSSSLTEDQMGRLAKLTKAHRQGHMVKVDWLDRLTFREIEMINESEKRSSNFMYLMVEFPRVRTNDREHSIVYYEKDGDDSSPVPTSCDIVKVPDPQMGMENLVESKHHKLARSLRSGPSDHDLKPNAATRDQLNIIVSFPPTKTLNSEEEDLVWKFRYYLTTQEKALTKFLKCVNWDLPQEAKQALELLGKWKPMDVEDSLELLSSQFTNPTVRRYAVARLQQADDEDLLMYLLQLVQALKYESFSDIQGGLEPGSKRDIQGLSEDAALDSSQILSGASGASTVPQKVKDGADCEHLEQDLCTFLISRACKNSTLANYLYWYVIVECEDQDTKQRDPKTHDMYLNVMRRFSQALLKGDKSVRVMRSLLAAQQTFVDRLVQLMKAVQRESGNRKKKTERLQALLADNEKVNLSDIEPIPLPLEPQIKIRGIVPETATLFKSALMPAKLIFKAEDGELYTVIFKHGDDLRQDQLILQIISLMDKLLRKENLDLKLMPYKVLATSTKHGFMQFVQSVPVAEVLATEGNIQSFFRKHAPSEKGPYGISSEVMDTYVKSCAGYCVITYILGVGDRHLDNLLLTKTGKLFHIDFGYILGRDPKPLPPPMKLSKEMVEGMGGMQSEQYQEFRKQCYTAFLHLRRYSNLILNLFSLMVDANVPDIALEPDKTVRKVQDKFRLDLSDEEAVHYMQSLIDESVGALFAAVVEQIHKFAQYWRR from the exons ATGGAAACTGATAAATTCAACTACGTTTACAGCTGTGACCTGGACATCAACGTTCAACTCAAGAT AGGCAGTTTGGAAGGAAAGCGAGAGCAGAAGAGCTACAAAGCTCTGCTGGAAGATCCGATGCTGCGCTTCTCCGGCCTCTACCAGGAGAGCTGCTCCGACCTCTACGTGACCTGTCAGGTGTTTGCTGAGGGAAAGCCTCTGGCTCTGCCCGTCCGCACCTCCTACAAAGCCTTCAGCACACGCTGGAA CTGGAACGAGTGGCTGCGGCTGCCGGTCAAATACCCGGACCTTCCCCAGAGCGCCCAGGTCGCCCTCACCGTGTGGGACATCTACGGTCCCGGCCGGGCCGTCCCCGTCGGAGGCACCACCGTCACCCTGTTTGGCAAATATGG CATGTTCCGGCAAGGGATGCACGACCTGAAGGTGTGGCCGGGAGTGGAGGGCGACGGCGGGGAGCCCACGAGCACACCGGGACgcaccagcagcagcctgacggAGGACCAGATGGGCAGGCTGGCCAAG ctGACGAAAGCCCATCGACAGGGCCACATGGTGAAGGTCGACTGGCTGGACCGCCTGACCTTCAGAGAGATCGAGATGATCAACGAG AGTGAGAAGCGCAGCTCCAACTTCATGTACCTCATGGTGGAGTTTCCCCGCGTCAGAACCAACGACAGGGAGCACAGCATCGTCTACTACGAGAAG GACGGAGACGACTCGTCGCCCGTCCCGACCAGTTGCGACATCGTTAAAGTTCCCGACCCGCAGATGGGGATG GAGAACCTGGTGGAGAGCAAACACCACAAGCTAGCCCGCAGCCTCCGCAGCGGCCCCTCGGATCACGACCTGAAGCCCAACGCCGCCACGCGCGACCAGCTCAAT ATCATTGTGAGCTTCCCTCCGACCAAGACGCTGAACTCTGAAGAGGAGGACCTGGTGTGGAAGTTCCGGTACTACCTCACCACGCAGGAGAAG GCGCTGACCAAGTTCCTCAAGTGCGTGAACTGGGATCTGCCCCAGGAGGCCAAGCAGGCCCTGGAGCTGCTGGGGAAGTGGAAGCCGATGGATGTGGAGGACTCCCTGGAGCTGCTGTCCTCCCAGTTCACCAACCCGACGGTCCGACGCTACGCCGTGGCGCGCCTGCAGCAGGCGGACGACGAG GATCTGCTGATGTATCTCCTCCAGCTGGTCCAGGCGCTCAAATACGAGAGCTTCAGCGACATCCAGGGAGGCCTGGAGCCGGGCAGCAAGAGAGACATCCAGGGGCTGTCGGAGGACGCCGCGCTGGACAG TTCTCAGATCCTGTCTGGCGCTTCTGGAGCTTCCACCGTCCCGCAGAAAGTCAAGGACGGCGCCGACTGTGAACATCTAGAG caggACTTGTGCACGTTTCTCATCTCCCGCGCTTGCAAGAACTCCACGCTTGCTAACTATTTGTACTG GTACGTGATTGTG GAGTGCGAGGACCAGGACACCAAGCAGAGAGACCCGAAGACGCACGACATGTACCTGAACGTCATGAGGAGATTCAGCCAGGCTTTACTCAAG GGCGATAAGAGCGTGAGAGTGATGCGCTCGCTGCTGGCGGCGCAGCAGACGTTCGTCGACAGACTGGTGCAGCTGATGAAAGCCGTGCAGAGGGAAAGCGGCAATCGCAAGAAGAAG ACGGAGCGCCTGCAGGCGCTGCTGGCCGACAACGAGAAGGTGAACCTGTCGGACATCGAGCcgattcctcttcctctg gagCCCCAGATCAAGATCAGAGGCATCGTCCCCGAGACGGCCACGCTCTTCAAG AGCGCGTTGATGCCGGCCAAGCTCATCTTCAAAGCGGAGGACGGCGAGCTGTACACGGTCATCTTCAAGCACGGAGACGACCTGCGGCAGGATCAGCTCATCCTGCAGATCATCTCGCTGATGGACAAA cTGCTGAGGAAAGAGAATTTGGACCTGAAGTTGATGCCGTACAAAGTTCTGGCCACCAGCACCAAACACG GTTTCATGCAGTTCGTCCAGTCGGTTCCCGTCGCCGAAGTCCTGGCTACCGAAGGCAACATCCAG AGCTTCTTCAGGAAGCATGCGCCGAGCGAAAAGGGTCCCTACGGCATCAGCTCGGAGGTGATGGACACCTACGTGAAGAGCTGCG CTGGTTACTGCGTCATCACATACATCCTCGGGGTCGGGGACAGACACCTGGACAATCTGCTCCTGACAAAGACCG GGAAGCTCTTCCACATCGACTTCGGCTACATCCTGGGGCGGGACCCCAAACCGTTGCCTCCGCCCATGAAGCTGAGCAAAGAGATGGTGGAGGGGATGGGCGGCATGCAGAGCGAGCAGTACCAGGAGTTCAGGAAGCAGTGCTACACCGCCTTCCTGCACCTCAGGAG ATACTCCAACCTGATCCTAAATCTGTTCTCCCTCATGGTGGACGCCAACGTTCCCGACATCGCTCTGGAGCCGGACAAAACCGTGAGGAAG GTGCAGGACAAGTTCCGATTGGACCTGTCTGACGAGGAGGCCGTCCATTACATGCAGAGTCTGATCGACGAGAGCGTGGGCGCGCTGTTCGCCGCCGTGGTGGAGCAGATACACAAGTTCGCTCAG TACTGGCGCAGATAA